The following proteins are encoded in a genomic region of Terriglobia bacterium:
- a CDS encoding TonB family protein encodes MEEKGRPAEEQSRAEVPLKITEAEMRLHLLTADLPEEDDVVSTYRRREAAWISLITHAIIIALLIFIPKWNFNRPVIVPSQQKQETTFISLPDDALKVKPPKTNITSDKNRIAQTKTPTVDKETLRKLLDARKAGPPKASPPPPSGQQAQQQNPTTAQSMAPVPAVQPTPPATAQLESPAPAAPKKSPFAISSPGASVNDAIRSAAAGHGNAPVNFGGGEYGSGVKPNVATKGGLEILSDTMGVDFGPYMKRLRYTVQTHWDPLIPESAMPPVMKKGVVIIEFAITKEGKVMGMKLVGSSGDVALDRAAWGAITDAIPLPNLPTQFAGDYLLIRARFYYNPDKNDLE; translated from the coding sequence ATGGAAGAAAAAGGGCGTCCGGCTGAGGAACAGTCGCGAGCGGAAGTGCCGCTGAAGATCACGGAAGCGGAGATGCGTTTGCATCTTCTCACGGCTGATCTGCCGGAAGAAGATGACGTCGTCTCTACGTATCGACGGCGCGAAGCAGCCTGGATCTCCCTGATCACGCACGCCATTATCATTGCGTTGCTGATCTTTATACCGAAGTGGAATTTCAACCGGCCCGTTATTGTTCCGTCCCAGCAAAAGCAGGAAACGACTTTTATCTCGCTGCCGGATGATGCGCTCAAAGTAAAGCCTCCCAAGACCAACATAACTTCTGACAAGAACCGCATCGCGCAAACGAAAACTCCGACGGTAGATAAAGAGACGTTGCGTAAGCTGCTTGATGCGCGGAAGGCGGGTCCGCCGAAAGCTTCTCCGCCACCGCCTTCAGGCCAGCAGGCACAGCAGCAAAATCCAACAACGGCACAATCAATGGCCCCAGTTCCTGCGGTGCAGCCCACGCCCCCGGCCACAGCCCAGCTTGAATCACCTGCCCCTGCTGCCCCAAAGAAATCGCCGTTCGCCATTTCCTCACCCGGCGCTTCAGTGAATGATGCGATTCGTTCCGCGGCCGCGGGACACGGCAATGCACCTGTAAACTTTGGCGGCGGAGAATATGGCAGCGGCGTAAAACCCAATGTCGCGACAAAAGGCGGGTTGGAAATCCTGAGTGACACTATGGGCGTGGATTTTGGCCCATACATGAAGCGCCTGCGCTACACCGTGCAGACCCATTGGGACCCGCTGATCCCTGAATCTGCCATGCCGCCGGTGATGAAAAAAGGCGTGGTGATCATTGAATTTGCCATTACGAAAGAAGGCAAAGTCATGGGCATGAAACTGGTTGGCTCGTCGGGCGACGTTGCGTTGGACCGTGCCGCATGGGGCGCCATCACTGACGCGATTCCGCTGCCCAATCTTCCTACCCAGTTTGCCGGAGATTATCTTTTGATCCGGGCACGCTTCTACTACAACCCAGACAAGAACGATCTGGAATAG
- a CDS encoding winged helix-turn-helix domain-containing protein, translated as MATVIKYKFDEFEADLRAAELRKNGNRLKLQMQPFQVLVALLERPKEVVTREELRQRLWQQDTFVDFDHGLNTAMVKLRDVLGDSASKPKFIETIAKRGYRFLDDAEVISEQPALAETKASAPAEIGATTIGNPNLPPASLPITDSALPRTSRNTARLLFILIQIMYLIFYLSALFSWENTYKASFNTWGRAGATAFAIYMATSMVGIVVRLYLISATAMDYHLLGSKYRLLTPALFVLDMIWALSPLLIADRIGLGFALGACAALVYMPFAQRTLIKMIQSGR; from the coding sequence ATGGCAACGGTGATCAAGTATAAATTTGACGAATTTGAAGCCGACCTTCGCGCGGCGGAGTTGCGCAAAAATGGCAACCGGCTGAAGCTGCAAATGCAGCCATTCCAGGTATTGGTGGCGCTTCTTGAGCGTCCCAAGGAAGTTGTTACCCGTGAGGAGTTGCGGCAGCGCTTGTGGCAGCAGGATACATTCGTCGACTTTGATCACGGTCTCAACACGGCCATGGTCAAACTGCGCGACGTGCTGGGTGATTCCGCCAGCAAGCCAAAATTCATTGAGACCATTGCCAAGCGCGGCTATCGCTTTCTGGACGATGCTGAAGTTATTTCAGAGCAGCCTGCACTAGCCGAGACGAAAGCTTCCGCGCCTGCCGAAATCGGCGCAACAACTATCGGCAATCCAAACCTACCCCCTGCAAGTCTTCCAATAACAGATTCAGCGCTTCCCCGCACCAGCAGAAACACCGCGCGCCTTTTGTTCATCCTGATTCAGATCATGTACCTGATCTTTTATCTCTCGGCGCTTTTCAGCTGGGAAAACACGTACAAGGCTTCCTTCAATACGTGGGGACGCGCCGGCGCAACTGCATTCGCAATTTATATGGCAACATCCATGGTCGGCATTGTTGTGCGTTTGTACCTGATCTCTGCCACCGCAATGGATTACCATCTGCTCGGCAGCAAATATCGCCTGCTTACGCCTGCGCTTTTTGTCCTGGATATGATCTGGGCTTTGTCTCCGCTCCTCATCGCTGACCGGATTGGTCTGGGCTTTGCCCTCGGAGCATGCGCCGCGCTGGTCTACATGCCGTTTGCGCAACGCACATTAATAAAGATGATACAGAGCGGGCGGTAG
- the miaA gene encoding tRNA (adenosine(37)-N6)-dimethylallyltransferase MiaA produces the protein MSLPLLLVILGPTASGKTALSLHVAERMHGEIVSCDSVAVYRELEIGTAKPSMEERRRVPHHLIDVAGPEELVTAGDYSRLARQAIGEIAARGHLPIVVGGSGLYLRALLEGLFSGPPRSEELRTRLRERAAERGSDYLHKLLHRIDPAAAQTIHANDVPKVVRALEVSISARAPMTGLWQQGRDALQGYRILRIGLNPDREALYARINQRARDMFSAGLLEETRELVDRYGSSVWPLNSLGYKQAMQHLRGEILLEQAIAAAQQGHRNYAKRQMTWFRREPEVHWIVEFGSAPAAQKHAMDLINSKARD, from the coding sequence ATGAGCCTGCCTTTGCTCCTCGTAATCCTTGGCCCCACGGCCAGCGGCAAGACCGCGCTTTCACTCCATGTGGCGGAGCGGATGCACGGCGAGATTGTTAGTTGCGACTCCGTGGCGGTCTATCGCGAGCTTGAGATCGGCACGGCAAAACCTTCAATGGAAGAGCGCCGCCGCGTTCCGCATCATCTGATCGACGTCGCTGGTCCGGAAGAGCTGGTCACCGCAGGCGATTACTCGCGGCTGGCCAGGCAGGCCATCGGCGAGATCGCCGCGCGCGGGCACTTGCCCATTGTCGTAGGCGGTTCCGGACTATATCTACGTGCGCTCCTGGAAGGATTGTTTTCCGGGCCGCCACGTTCAGAAGAACTCCGCACGCGGCTGCGAGAGCGCGCGGCGGAGCGGGGAAGTGATTATCTGCATAAGCTGCTGCACCGCATTGATCCAGCGGCGGCGCAAACAATCCACGCCAACGATGTTCCCAAGGTGGTGCGTGCGCTGGAAGTAAGCATCAGCGCGCGAGCGCCCATGACCGGCCTATGGCAACAGGGGCGCGATGCGTTGCAGGGCTACAGAATTCTCCGAATCGGCCTTAACCCTGACCGCGAGGCTCTATACGCGCGCATTAATCAGCGGGCACGTGATATGTTTTCTGCCGGATTGCTGGAAGAAACCCGCGAATTGGTAGATCGATACGGTTCATCGGTGTGGCCGCTGAACTCTCTGGGTTATAAGCAGGCCATGCAGCACCTGCGCGGAGAAATTTTACTGGAGCAGGCGATTGCTGCGGCGCAGCAGGGACACAGAAACTATGCCAAGCGACAGATGACATGGTTTCGCCGTGAGCCGGAGGTCCACTGGATTGTAGAGTTTGGATCCGCACCGGCAGCGCAGAAGCACGCTATGGATTTGATCAACTCAAAAGCGCGTGATTGA
- the lepB gene encoding signal peptidase I, translated as MLSLELCDRAAAPETPATIGHELATPAIGCLANGSHVATDGSRVSTGGSHIAAPPDASRAESNSGRTSGIRQRLRLSTRRLIVLAAIVLGMRIFVGEASVVPTASMEGTILVGDHLFMDKLLYGPEIPLLHWRLPVLKTIHRGDIIVFRYPKDVTETFLKRVTALGGDRLEIKNGVLYVNSQPVKEPYAVHHAPVHNPLESWGPTVVPQGKLFVMGDNRDNSSDSRDWGFVPMGNVIGEPLFVYWSYDAPTARWLDENPGHRISFYASIAENFFSNTRWNRTGMLL; from the coding sequence ATGCTTTCACTTGAACTCTGCGATCGAGCTGCCGCGCCGGAAACTCCGGCCACAATAGGACATGAACTGGCCACCCCGGCGATCGGCTGTCTTGCCAATGGCTCACACGTCGCGACCGATGGTTCGCGCGTCTCGACCGGCGGTTCACACATCGCGGCGCCCCCCGATGCCTCACGCGCTGAGTCAAATTCAGGCCGCACCAGCGGCATTCGCCAGCGACTGCGTCTTTCCACACGGCGTTTGATTGTTCTGGCGGCGATCGTTCTGGGAATGCGCATCTTTGTGGGTGAAGCTTCAGTGGTGCCAACGGCGTCCATGGAAGGCACCATCCTGGTGGGCGATCATCTTTTTATGGACAAGCTGCTTTATGGGCCAGAGATTCCACTTCTCCATTGGCGCCTGCCTGTCCTCAAGACCATCCATCGTGGTGACATTATCGTTTTCCGCTACCCTAAAGATGTTACGGAAACCTTTCTCAAGCGTGTTACGGCTCTCGGCGGCGATCGGTTGGAAATTAAGAATGGCGTGCTGTACGTGAACTCTCAGCCGGTAAAGGAGCCATACGCGGTGCATCACGCGCCAGTACACAATCCCCTGGAAAGCTGGGGGCCAACCGTGGTGCCGCAAGGCAAGCTGTTTGTAATGGGTGACAATCGCGACAACTCGAGTGACAGCCGCGATTGGGGCTTTGTGCCGATGGGCAATGTCATCGGTGAGCCACTGTTTGTCTACTGGTCGTATGACGCGCCGACTGCGCGCTGGCTGGATGAAAATCCCGGACACAGAATTTCTTTCTATGCTTCCATCGCGGAGAACTTCTTTTCTAATACCCGCTGGAACCGGACCGGAATGTTGCTTTAA
- a CDS encoding site-specific integrase: MKPFDVTDKPRLKHHGRRIVVRERHQRPRVSDLGTKWKIFYWDYSSGNRRGRTKSWGKDLVPTKTEAQREADRFMDTVNGRNNEPQLFPSGEETMAGLVAICREKMWPLLKNSTRISYDFYLDTHLLPKWGSMRLTKMRTIELQDFFNSFSPRLAPKTIRNMHGCMRTVFSQGKAWGLVMENPTQGVRLPRKKARKPPVVLAKQDIRRVVEALPEPTKSIVTLVVVGSLRIGEVTALRWGRIHSDRIEVVERFYEGEFDDTKTDAGRRSIPLDSFGILRAVLDAAWQRSKYRKPEDLVFANKRGGAVDRRNLLRRHLKPAIKKLGLPATVDFRSFRTMHSSLMSSVGVRPEVTRDNMGHANIDVTQNVYNKTWWEERVEAVSMAAATVWREFMPTTQASGPM, from the coding sequence ATGAAACCGTTTGATGTTACTGATAAGCCACGGTTGAAGCACCACGGAAGGAGAATCGTGGTGCGAGAAAGACATCAGAGGCCCCGAGTATCGGACTTGGGGACCAAGTGGAAAATATTCTACTGGGACTACAGTTCCGGCAACCGTCGCGGTCGTACAAAGAGCTGGGGAAAAGACCTGGTTCCTACCAAAACCGAAGCGCAGCGTGAGGCGGATCGGTTTATGGACACCGTAAACGGTCGGAACAACGAACCTCAACTTTTTCCCTCCGGGGAAGAAACAATGGCAGGACTCGTGGCAATTTGTCGTGAAAAAATGTGGCCGCTGCTGAAAAACTCAACGAGGATCAGCTACGACTTCTATCTGGACACGCACCTGTTGCCTAAATGGGGTTCAATGAGACTCACGAAAATGAGGACCATTGAACTTCAGGATTTCTTTAACTCATTTTCTCCTCGTCTGGCTCCAAAGACGATTCGCAACATGCACGGATGTATGAGGACTGTTTTCAGTCAGGGCAAAGCGTGGGGCTTAGTAATGGAAAATCCAACGCAAGGCGTCCGGCTACCTCGCAAGAAGGCCCGGAAGCCTCCTGTCGTGCTTGCAAAGCAGGACATTCGACGTGTAGTCGAAGCCTTGCCGGAACCAACAAAATCCATCGTCACGCTGGTGGTTGTCGGTTCATTGCGGATCGGAGAGGTTACCGCGCTGCGGTGGGGAAGAATTCATTCCGACCGTATCGAAGTCGTAGAACGCTTTTACGAAGGCGAATTCGACGACACCAAGACTGACGCTGGGCGTCGGAGCATTCCGCTCGATTCTTTCGGAATCCTGCGGGCGGTTCTCGATGCGGCATGGCAGAGGTCGAAATATCGCAAACCGGAAGACCTGGTTTTTGCGAATAAGCGCGGGGGAGCTGTGGATCGTCGTAATCTGCTGCGGCGGCATCTCAAGCCAGCTATCAAGAAGCTTGGGTTGCCGGCTACGGTGGACTTCAGGAGTTTCCGAACCATGCACTCAAGCCTGATGAGCAGTGTGGGAGTTCGGCCTGAAGTGACGCGAGACAACATGGGACACGCCAACATTGACGTGACCCAGAATGTCTACAACAAGACGTGGTGGGAAGAACGAGTTGAAGCCGTGAGCATGGCTGCCGCGACTGTTTGGCGGGAGTTTATGCCCACGACGCAAGCGTCTGGGCCAATGTAA
- a CDS encoding helix-turn-helix domain-containing protein, whose translation MHGKDTHKHSGSFPSEPESAALQANGNGVADDQILLTVDELAEILRVPKSWIYSHQDQLPTVRLGRYVRFKRSEIESFLDQQKAC comes from the coding sequence ATGCACGGAAAGGACACTCACAAACACTCAGGCTCGTTTCCATCGGAGCCGGAATCTGCGGCTCTCCAGGCAAACGGCAACGGCGTCGCGGACGACCAAATCCTCCTTACGGTCGATGAGTTGGCTGAGATTCTTCGCGTCCCTAAGAGTTGGATTTACAGCCATCAGGATCAGCTCCCAACCGTGCGGCTGGGGCGGTACGTGCGCTTTAAACGCTCTGAAATTGAGTCGTTTTTAGATCAGCAAAAGGCTTGCTAA